In Ruania zhangjianzhongii, the following proteins share a genomic window:
- a CDS encoding DUF3027 domain-containing protein — protein sequence MSAAAATRPAAGRKLTGDSVLEGAVELARAALGEEQVGEHLGFALEAERLGTHYFAATAPGYRGWRWYVSLSRIPRSRNATVCESGLLPGDESLTAPAWLPWAERLAPGDLGPTDRLPYVPGDDRLEPGWVAGTGDEETDHLALRELGLGRDRVLNRKAIDAAATRWHEGSRGPDTAGAKAAGASCASCGFIVPLAGSLGTVFGVCANEWSPDDGKVVALDHGCGAHSETDVPEDGHEWDQPDLHLNEFDLEVLAQPEPESSAQPEASAAPEAEPEPEPGAADDAGSGEDAAETPAAEGAEADAETPATNDAGGTAIDAAAEGTADAAESTADAAETPAADAPAEAGHPPAEGSSNHS from the coding sequence ATGAGCGCCGCTGCAGCTACCCGCCCGGCCGCCGGACGTAAGTTGACCGGTGACAGTGTGCTCGAGGGAGCCGTGGAGCTGGCGCGCGCCGCCCTGGGCGAGGAGCAGGTGGGCGAACACCTCGGCTTCGCCCTGGAGGCCGAACGCCTCGGCACCCACTACTTCGCTGCGACCGCACCCGGCTACCGGGGATGGCGCTGGTATGTGAGCCTGTCCCGGATCCCGCGCTCCCGGAACGCGACCGTGTGCGAGTCCGGGCTGCTGCCGGGGGATGAGTCGCTGACCGCTCCGGCCTGGCTGCCGTGGGCCGAACGGCTCGCACCGGGTGACCTCGGCCCCACGGACCGGCTGCCCTACGTGCCCGGCGACGACCGGCTCGAGCCGGGGTGGGTCGCCGGTACCGGCGACGAGGAGACCGATCACCTGGCGCTGCGGGAGCTCGGCCTCGGCCGGGACCGGGTGCTCAACCGCAAGGCGATCGACGCCGCAGCCACCCGTTGGCACGAAGGCTCCCGTGGGCCGGACACGGCTGGAGCAAAGGCCGCGGGAGCGTCCTGCGCGAGCTGCGGTTTCATCGTGCCGCTCGCCGGATCGCTCGGCACCGTGTTCGGCGTCTGCGCGAACGAGTGGTCGCCCGACGATGGCAAAGTGGTCGCACTGGACCATGGCTGCGGTGCGCACTCCGAGACCGATGTGCCGGAGGACGGGCACGAGTGGGACCAGCCGGACCTGCACCTGAACGAGTTCGATCTCGAGGTGCTGGCGCAGCCGGAGCCTGAGTCGAGTGCGCAGCCGGAGGCGAGTGCCGCGCCGGAGGCTGAGCCGGAGCCGGAGCCGGGTGCGGCTGATGACGCGGGCAGCGGTGAGGATGCCGCGGAGACGCCGGCCGCCGAAGGCGCTGAAGCTGACGCCGAGACGCCGGCCACGAACGATGCTGGGGGCACGGCGATCGACGCCGCCGCCGAGGGCACCGCGGATGCTGCCGAGAGCACCGCGGACGCCGCCGAGACGCCGGCCGCAGACGCGCCCGCTGAGGCCGGTCACCCACCGGCTGAAGGTTCCTCGAATCACTCCTGA
- a CDS encoding MFS transporter — protein sequence MSVSGQYTSLRPLIPGVYLPSLLFSIGIGAMTPMIAVSAVGLGSGAAGAALLVALVPVGQIIADVPAGVLAARLGDRSAMIASSLVAMLALAGCALAPNLATLAVAVLLTGATNSVYGLARQAHLTEVIAPMRRARAMSALGGVARIGLFIGPFAGAALVHGAGGPAPSYWLGVATSLISALVVWFVVPAEGKDHDGSGATPRPRISTLQVLRDFRGIFTTLGIAVLLVGAVRGARQTVLPLWTEHLNYAPATTSLVFGLAGAVDMLLFYPAGKVMDRLGRLWVAVPSMLVMTVAMVLLPFTQSLPAVITVALVLGIGNGIGSGILMTLGADTAPEHARAQYLGIWRLFGDTGNAGGPLGVSLGAALGSLGAGIMAMGGIGVLAAAALWRWVPRWTDHANATTRRRAGLTGH from the coding sequence GTGAGCGTGTCTGGGCAGTACACCTCACTACGCCCGCTGATCCCCGGGGTCTATCTGCCGTCGCTGCTGTTCAGCATCGGGATCGGTGCGATGACGCCGATGATCGCGGTCAGTGCTGTGGGGCTCGGTTCCGGTGCTGCTGGTGCAGCGCTCCTGGTGGCCCTCGTCCCGGTCGGCCAGATCATCGCCGATGTGCCCGCCGGGGTTCTCGCCGCGCGCCTGGGGGACCGGAGCGCGATGATCGCCTCCTCGCTGGTGGCGATGCTGGCCCTGGCCGGCTGTGCGCTCGCGCCCAACCTGGCCACGCTTGCCGTGGCGGTCCTGCTCACCGGAGCCACGAACTCGGTGTACGGCTTGGCCCGGCAGGCGCACCTGACCGAGGTGATCGCGCCGATGCGGCGGGCCCGGGCGATGTCCGCGCTCGGCGGGGTCGCCCGGATCGGCCTGTTCATCGGCCCGTTCGCCGGTGCCGCCCTGGTGCACGGGGCCGGTGGGCCGGCCCCGTCCTACTGGCTCGGCGTGGCCACCTCGCTGATCTCCGCGCTGGTGGTCTGGTTCGTGGTGCCGGCCGAGGGCAAGGACCACGACGGATCGGGCGCCACCCCGCGCCCGCGGATCTCCACGCTGCAGGTGCTGCGTGACTTTCGCGGCATCTTCACCACCCTGGGCATCGCCGTGCTGCTGGTGGGGGCGGTACGCGGCGCCCGGCAGACCGTGCTGCCGCTGTGGACCGAGCACCTCAACTACGCCCCGGCCACCACCAGCCTGGTGTTCGGCCTCGCCGGCGCGGTGGACATGCTGCTGTTCTACCCGGCCGGCAAGGTGATGGACCGGCTGGGCCGGCTGTGGGTGGCCGTGCCGTCGATGCTGGTGATGACCGTGGCGATGGTGCTGCTGCCGTTCACCCAGTCGCTGCCCGCTGTGATCACCGTGGCCCTCGTGCTGGGGATCGGCAACGGCATCGGGTCCGGGATCCTGATGACTCTCGGGGCTGATACCGCACCGGAGCACGCCCGCGCCCAGTACCTGGGCATCTGGCGACTGTTCGGCGATACCGGCAACGCCGGCGGCCCGCTGGGAGTCTCCCTCGGTGCCGCTCTCGGCTCGCTCGGGGCCGGGATCATGGCGATGGGCGGCATCGGCGTGCTCGCTGCTGCGGCGCTGTGGCGATGGGTGCCCCGCTGGACCGACCATGCCAACGCCACCACCCGCCGTCGGGCTGGACTGACCGGACACTGA
- a CDS encoding virginiamycin B lyase family protein: MTEHEVGPGAYGVGIAADGAVWTSLVPGGELVRLDPDGRSARIELDSPQSRPMVLTSGTDGDLWFSRGDGFLGHIDHAGTISSHPLTTSATPYGICAGPEQTLWYTLVDGDRVGRMTADGHAEEFPVPAGSMPSLLSAGADGTLWLTLNQANAVGTLSLTGALTTYELPTADGAPVGICASPDGAWFAEIGAGQIGHIGIDGAIEEFPLPDRSSKPHAVATTSDGGCWATLWASSSAVRLDRQGRIVDEVHFTTGGEPHGVAIAADGSAWVALQAGSLAHIAAG, from the coding sequence GTGACTGAACATGAGGTCGGACCGGGTGCGTACGGGGTCGGTATCGCAGCCGACGGCGCCGTGTGGACCAGTCTCGTTCCCGGCGGTGAGCTGGTGCGCCTGGACCCGGACGGCCGCTCTGCCCGGATAGAGCTGGACTCGCCGCAGAGCCGGCCCATGGTGCTGACCAGCGGGACCGACGGCGACCTGTGGTTCAGCCGCGGAGACGGGTTCCTCGGCCACATCGATCACGCCGGCACGATTTCCTCGCATCCGCTCACCACCAGCGCGACGCCCTATGGCATCTGCGCCGGACCCGAGCAGACGCTCTGGTACACCCTTGTCGACGGGGACCGCGTCGGACGGATGACCGCCGATGGGCACGCGGAGGAGTTCCCGGTGCCCGCCGGCAGCATGCCTTCGCTCCTCTCCGCAGGTGCCGACGGCACGCTCTGGCTCACGCTGAACCAGGCCAACGCCGTGGGCACCCTCTCCCTGACCGGCGCGCTGACGACCTACGAGCTGCCCACCGCCGACGGCGCACCCGTCGGTATCTGCGCCAGCCCGGACGGCGCCTGGTTCGCTGAGATCGGAGCCGGCCAGATCGGGCACATCGGCATCGACGGAGCCATCGAGGAGTTCCCGTTGCCCGACCGGTCCAGCAAGCCGCACGCCGTCGCCACCACCAGCGACGGCGGCTGCTGGGCCACGCTGTGGGCGAGCAGTTCCGCGGTCAGGCTCGACCGGCAGGGCCGCATCGTCGACGAGGTGCACTTCACTACCGGTGGCGAACCACACGGCGTGGCGATCGCGGCCGATGGGTCCGCCTGGGTCGCGCTCCAAGCCGGGTCTCTCGCGCACATCGCTGCTGGCTGA